A window of Selenomonas ruminantium subsp. lactilytica TAM6421 contains these coding sequences:
- a CDS encoding glycosyltransferase family 4 protein → MKVLIIDPWGNGNSSYLHGIAEGLSKKINLCLVTSRGFHSKDNIKIKKIFFPISDRLKGGFFRRMIRGGEYILAYLYIIFYIRKSRFDVIHVQWLLWYKLDVLFLRCISLFCPIVYTAHNAIPHIKSSSNKELEKIYKIVDKIIVHGGAIKRELLDLFQISTNKINIIPHGAYINVKKTYIEDEKIRGIKRLIQNYNRVFLFEGYIFYNKGVDRLVKIWIDDFACGNELLIIAGKVNEDYKEFTTVKSEMNIKNNILYIPGFIEENLMTFLMQTSDVFVLPYRHASMSGVIFSAAAYKKAVLSTKVGAIPEYIIDNETGFLCSNNDQALRKKISEISSVPKTKLIDVGEALFVNVMNEYNWNKISDETLDVYQLIER, encoded by the coding sequence ATGAAAGTTTTAATAATTGATCCGTGGGGGAATGGAAATTCTTCATATTTACATGGTATTGCTGAGGGGTTGTCAAAAAAAATAAATTTGTGCTTGGTAACGAGTCGTGGCTTTCACTCTAAAGATAATATAAAAATAAAAAAGATTTTTTTTCCAATATCAGATCGTTTGAAAGGTGGATTTTTTAGACGAATGATAAGGGGAGGTGAATATATATTAGCCTATCTGTATATAATTTTTTATATAAGAAAAAGCCGCTTTGATGTAATACATGTTCAGTGGCTTCTTTGGTACAAGCTTGATGTGTTATTTTTACGTTGCATATCCTTGTTTTGCCCAATCGTGTATACGGCACATAATGCGATTCCTCATATTAAATCAAGCAGTAATAAAGAATTGGAAAAGATTTATAAAATTGTAGATAAAATTATTGTTCATGGTGGTGCAATAAAAAGGGAATTGCTAGATCTATTTCAAATTTCAACTAATAAGATTAATATAATTCCACACGGGGCATATATCAATGTAAAGAAGACGTATATTGAGGATGAGAAGATAAGAGGAATAAAAAGACTTATTCAAAATTATAATCGTGTGTTCTTGTTTGAAGGATATATTTTTTATAATAAAGGCGTTGATAGATTAGTTAAAATATGGATAGATGATTTTGCATGCGGAAATGAATTATTGATAATAGCTGGAAAGGTGAATGAAGACTATAAAGAATTTACAACAGTTAAAAGTGAGATGAATATAAAAAATAATATATTATATATTCCAGGATTTATCGAAGAAAATCTCATGACTTTTCTAATGCAAACAAGCGATGTGTTTGTTTTGCCATATAGGCATGCAAGTATGAGTGGAGTGATTTTTTCTGCAGCGGCGTATAAAAAGGCAGTTTTATCTACCAAAGTAGGAGCAATCCCAGAATATATAATTGATAATGAAACAGGTTTTTTGTGTAGCAACAATGATCAAGCATTACGTAAAAAAATATCGGAGATTTCATCTGTGCCTAAAACAAAGCTTATTGATGTGGGAGAAGCTTTGTTTGTGAACGTTATGAATGAATATAATTGGAATAAGATTTCAGATGAAACTTTAGATGTATATCAACTTATAGAGAGATAA
- a CDS encoding glycosyltransferase family 4 protein, with protein sequence MNNILVVMNQYVYPPNDGGKLGIYYRLKCLSTKFNMHLVIFNTENVNVENDDFRWAKNVMVVPRLKKPRYMCNSSELIKQFISWGISRMPRQSYILNSNDVRRKIKAYIIENNINIVLLETPFSYVAVDFCFLKKRNIRLVTVFHNVENIYFQETSSWPRWLSCFEKKRIEALEKIVLKNSSMSICVSPYDAEWYKSTFGIKNIKYLPSVLPQTSKTWKNSKTQYIIFFSQLSFPPNYYGLIWFLENVFSKYSDKYPDVKLKITGRISNDRERIIKKYNKNIEMTGFLKDNDFKALLENALFSIVPVKHGSGVKIKLLEALSCGMPSITTKHCYDGIRFDAVKGKEPFAVADNADDFLKYMYDFTENSCIRERMSANGYDFYIKTYGSQDNIDNWTKNIFGEENT encoded by the coding sequence TTGAACAATATATTAGTTGTAATGAATCAGTATGTTTATCCGCCTAATGATGGGGGTAAACTTGGTATATATTATAGGTTAAAATGCTTGAGTACAAAGTTTAATATGCACTTGGTGATATTTAATACAGAAAATGTTAATGTCGAGAATGATGATTTTCGATGGGCAAAAAATGTAATGGTTGTTCCACGCCTTAAAAAACCTAGATATATGTGTAATTCAAGTGAGCTCATAAAACAGTTCATTTCATGGGGAATATCTAGAATGCCAAGACAAAGTTATATTTTGAATTCCAATGATGTGAGGAGAAAGATAAAGGCGTATATAATAGAAAACAATATTAATATTGTTTTGTTAGAAACTCCATTTTCATATGTTGCGGTTGACTTTTGTTTTTTGAAAAAGCGTAATATTAGGTTGGTCACAGTATTTCATAATGTAGAAAATATTTATTTTCAAGAAACGTCAAGTTGGCCAAGGTGGTTATCATGTTTTGAAAAGAAAAGGATAGAAGCTCTAGAAAAAATTGTCTTGAAAAATTCTTCTATGTCTATATGCGTTTCACCTTATGATGCGGAATGGTATAAAAGTACATTTGGTATTAAGAATATAAAATATTTACCATCTGTCTTACCTCAAACTAGTAAAACTTGGAAAAATAGTAAAACTCAGTATATTATATTTTTTAGCCAGCTGAGTTTTCCACCTAATTATTATGGATTGATATGGTTTTTGGAAAATGTTTTTTCAAAATATAGTGATAAATATCCTGATGTTAAATTAAAAATAACGGGGCGTATTTCGAATGATAGAGAACGAATAATAAAAAAGTATAATAAAAATATAGAGATGACAGGTTTTTTAAAAGATAATGATTTTAAGGCTTTGCTGGAAAATGCATTGTTTTCAATAGTTCCAGTAAAACATGGGTCGGGAGTTAAAATTAAATTATTAGAAGCACTATCATGTGGAATGCCATCCATTACTACGAAGCATTGTTATGATGGTATACGATTTGATGCAGTCAAAGGGAAAGAACCATTCGCGGTAGCTGATAATGCAGATGATTTTTTAAAATACATGTATGACTTTACTGAAAATTCATGCATTCGTGAGCGTATGAGCGCTAATGGATATGATTTTTATATAAAGACATATGGTAGTCAAGATAACATAGATAATTGGACAAAAAATATCTTTGGTGAGGAGAATACTTAG
- a CDS encoding helix-turn-helix domain-containing protein, with protein MSEYSDFKQELLKNPAVKAEYDALAPEYDIIQAMIDARKEQNLTQKELSLRTGITQADISRIENGSRNPSLNMLKKLAKGLGMRLRVEFVAESTAQ; from the coding sequence ATGAGTGAATACAGCGATTTCAAACAGGAACTACTGAAAAATCCTGCAGTCAAGGCCGAATATGATGCCCTTGCCCCAGAATATGATATTATTCAAGCCATGATTGATGCCCGCAAAGAACAAAATCTCACGCAGAAAGAACTTTCCCTGCGCACCGGCATCACGCAGGCGGATATCAGCCGTATCGAAAACGGCAGCCGCAATCCCTCCTTAAATATGTTAAAGAAATTAGCCAAAGGCCTGGGCATGAGATTACGAGTTGAATTCGTAGCAGAAAGCACCGCACAATAA
- the rfbG gene encoding CDP-glucose 4,6-dehydratase, translated as MKLRSEFYQGKKVLVTGHTGFKGMWICKMLTMFGADVTGYALPSPTKEGGKVFREAGIEAAIHSVIGDIRDGEYLAKVFAEVQPEIVLHLAAQPLVIKSYEEPALTYETNVMGTVNILECVRQTESIKSFLNVTTDKVYENKEWPWGYRENEPLDGFDPYSNSKSCSELVTHSYKKSFFADGRCAISTARAGNVIGGGDFSENRIVPDCIRAAYAGQEIEVRNPYSTRPYQHVLEPLYAYLLIAQAQYEDGRYSDWYNVGPDECDCVTTGELTDIFCRQWGDGLEWKNVSVEGPHEANFLKLDCSQIKSHLGWSPRWHIDDALRETVTWAKAWQKGEDIAAIMEAQINKFLQV; from the coding sequence ATGAAGTTAAGATCAGAGTTTTATCAAGGGAAAAAGGTATTAGTTACCGGTCATACTGGCTTCAAGGGTATGTGGATCTGTAAAATGCTGACGATGTTTGGCGCAGATGTGACAGGCTATGCTCTTCCTTCTCCAACAAAGGAAGGCGGGAAGGTTTTTCGTGAGGCTGGGATTGAAGCGGCTATTCATTCTGTTATCGGCGATATTCGTGACGGGGAGTATCTGGCTAAGGTTTTTGCTGAAGTACAGCCAGAAATTGTGTTGCATCTGGCGGCTCAGCCCTTGGTTATCAAGAGTTATGAAGAACCGGCACTGACCTATGAAACCAATGTGATGGGCACGGTCAATATTCTGGAATGTGTGCGGCAGACAGAAAGTATCAAATCATTCCTTAACGTCACCACGGATAAGGTTTATGAGAACAAAGAATGGCCGTGGGGGTATCGAGAGAATGAGCCTTTGGATGGCTTTGATCCCTATTCTAATAGTAAGAGCTGTTCGGAACTCGTGACGCACAGCTACAAGAAGAGCTTTTTTGCGGATGGCCGTTGCGCTATCTCCACGGCTCGGGCCGGCAATGTTATCGGCGGTGGGGATTTTTCGGAGAACCGCATTGTACCGGATTGTATTCGTGCCGCTTATGCAGGGCAGGAAATTGAGGTGCGCAATCCTTATTCCACCCGTCCCTACCAGCATGTACTGGAGCCGTTATACGCATATCTCTTGATTGCCCAGGCCCAGTATGAAGATGGCAGATATTCAGATTGGTACAATGTGGGCCCGGATGAGTGTGATTGTGTGACCACTGGGGAACTGACCGATATTTTCTGCCGTCAGTGGGGCGATGGTTTGGAATGGAAGAATGTCAGCGTAGAGGGCCCTCATGAGGCTAATTTCTTGAAACTGGATTGTTCCCAAATAAAAAGCCACCTTGGCTGGTCGCCTAGATGGCATATAGATGATGCATTGCGTGAGACTGTAACTTGGGCAAAGGCATGGCAGAAAGGTGAAGACATTGCTGCCATTATGGAAGCACAAATAAACAAATTTCTTCAGGTTTAA
- a CDS encoding lipopolysaccharide biosynthesis protein, with protein sequence MSNKSVVSNTIILGALAIFLSSAINLIMVPFITQRLGVEAYGFVTLGRNIADYAGIAMLALNSFSARFMAVSYMQDKQKDFSEYYSTVFLSNLVIGAILFIIGAVISIFANEILNIPDKFAIDVPILFLGIFLSSYLMFASTAFQSITYAIKRLDLYNLIRNIGLLTQAFILVALFFCFEGKIWYVGLAYLGQNIIIFILCYLVKQRYVSELRARLETFSFSRLRILVLNGIWNSINQIGNVLNSGLDLVVTNVFLTGEIMGIISITKMIGGLFSTINQTISQSFHPVFLQLFSDGKQDELLKEFKRATNICGIFANTVFVTLIVFGRDFYRIWVPSVSNETLYYLTILAIIPSLFEGYISPIGYIYTLKMKNKVPCFVTIAGGLVNVVGMLVLLTTTSLAEYAVLGTTMVVMTIIYFIFNPIYMAKCLQIRFTYFYPAIMQNFALAVISCVLMLFCKEFLPEINGWLLFIVYNSSLAIILILFQSIVLLGKNKTLSYIKKWGGV encoded by the coding sequence GTGAGTAACAAATCGGTTGTATCTAATACAATAATCCTGGGAGCACTCGCTATATTCCTAAGCAGTGCCATAAATCTTATAATGGTTCCCTTTATAACGCAAAGATTAGGTGTCGAGGCATATGGCTTTGTAACATTAGGCCGCAATATTGCAGATTATGCGGGGATAGCCATGCTGGCATTGAATAGCTTTTCTGCTAGATTTATGGCTGTTTCATATATGCAAGATAAGCAGAAGGATTTTTCGGAGTACTATAGCACCGTTTTTCTTAGTAATCTTGTGATTGGTGCGATCTTGTTTATTATTGGCGCTGTTATAAGTATATTTGCAAATGAAATCCTTAATATTCCTGATAAATTTGCAATAGACGTTCCTATACTTTTTTTAGGGATATTTCTATCATCATATTTAATGTTTGCTTCTACCGCATTTCAATCTATAACTTATGCGATTAAAAGATTAGATCTCTATAATTTGATTCGCAATATAGGTTTGCTTACACAAGCGTTCATACTGGTAGCATTGTTTTTCTGTTTTGAAGGGAAAATATGGTATGTTGGGCTTGCTTATTTAGGACAAAATATTATAATTTTTATTCTTTGCTATTTGGTGAAACAAAGATATGTAAGTGAACTACGTGCACGATTAGAAACTTTTTCATTTTCGAGATTAAGGATTCTTGTTTTAAATGGCATATGGAATTCAATAAATCAAATAGGGAATGTGCTTAATTCTGGTTTGGACTTAGTAGTAACAAATGTTTTTCTTACAGGGGAAATAATGGGGATAATTTCCATTACAAAGATGATTGGTGGCCTGTTTTCTACTATAAATCAAACAATTTCGCAGTCATTTCATCCAGTTTTTTTGCAATTGTTTTCGGATGGGAAACAAGACGAATTATTAAAAGAATTCAAGCGTGCGACAAATATTTGTGGTATATTTGCCAATACCGTATTCGTTACATTGATTGTTTTTGGTAGGGATTTTTATCGTATATGGGTTCCGTCGGTTAGTAATGAAACACTATATTATCTTACAATTTTAGCAATAATTCCGTCGTTGTTCGAAGGGTATATTAGTCCTATAGGATATATATATACTTTGAAAATGAAAAATAAGGTTCCGTGTTTTGTAACTATCGCAGGAGGATTGGTGAATGTCGTAGGAATGCTGGTGCTTCTAACTACGACATCATTAGCTGAATATGCTGTATTGGGAACAACGATGGTAGTTATGACAATAATATATTTTATTTTTAATCCTATTTATATGGCAAAATGTTTACAAATAAGATTTACATATTTTTATCCGGCAATTATGCAGAACTTTGCTTTGGCAGTCATTTCTTGTGTACTTATGTTATTCTGCAAAGAATTTTTACCAGAAATAAATGGGTGGCTACTATTTATTGTATATAATAGTAGTTTAGCAATTATTTTGATACTGTTCCAGTCTATAGTATTATTGGGGAAGAACAAAACGTTAAGTTATATCAAAAAATGGGGAGGGGTTTAA
- a CDS encoding kinase: MIITKTPFRMSFFGGGTDMKEFYEEHGGAVLSTTFDKYCYVTARHLPRFFDYSNEFVYANIERVNELDEIVHPLIRNLMKFKDMHEIRLSYEADLPARTGLGTSSSFAVGMLNAFYGIKGKMVDKRRLADEAIYVERVLCNEAGGIQDQIAASFGGLNRIDMTKDGYNVIPLTISNKRKKEFNDNLMLFFTGFSRFSANVQQETKKNIADKTKQLLEMKSLVYEAENILVDQHSDLNEFGRLLDYTWKLKRGISAGISTGSIDDIYDNAIKAGATGGKLLGAGGGGFLLFYVEKDKQPAVMKALENLLYVPFEFETEGTKVIYFKAEDYEIPERYL; encoded by the coding sequence ATGATTATAACTAAAACCCCTTTTCGTATGTCTTTTTTTGGCGGCGGAACAGATATGAAGGAATTTTATGAGGAGCATGGCGGAGCGGTGCTGTCTACTACTTTTGATAAGTATTGCTATGTGACTGCCAGACATTTGCCACGGTTCTTTGATTATTCCAATGAGTTTGTTTATGCCAATATTGAGCGTGTGAATGAATTGGATGAAATCGTTCATCCGTTAATTCGGAATTTGATGAAGTTCAAAGATATGCATGAGATACGCTTGTCTTATGAAGCAGATTTGCCGGCTCGCACGGGCTTAGGTACATCATCTTCCTTTGCTGTGGGGATGTTGAATGCCTTTTATGGCATTAAAGGAAAAATGGTGGACAAAAGACGCTTGGCAGATGAGGCAATTTATGTGGAGCGTGTTCTTTGTAATGAAGCAGGTGGTATTCAGGATCAAATTGCGGCTTCTTTTGGTGGTTTGAATCGAATTGATATGACTAAGGATGGTTATAATGTTATACCATTAACCATCTCGAATAAGCGAAAAAAAGAATTCAATGATAATTTGATGCTGTTCTTCACAGGCTTTTCCAGATTTTCTGCCAATGTTCAGCAGGAGACGAAAAAGAATATTGCCGACAAAACAAAGCAGTTGCTGGAAATGAAATCGTTGGTGTATGAAGCAGAGAATATTTTGGTTGACCAGCATAGTGATTTGAATGAATTTGGCAGACTTTTGGATTATACGTGGAAACTGAAAAGAGGCATATCTGCTGGGATATCCACTGGTTCAATAGATGACATTTATGATAACGCCATAAAGGCTGGTGCTACTGGCGGTAAATTATTAGGCGCTGGTGGTGGCGGATTCTTGCTGTTCTATGTTGAGAAAGATAAGCAACCTGCTGTGATGAAGGCCTTAGAAAACTTACTATATGTTCCCTTTGAATTTGAAACAGAAGGAACAAAGGTTATTTATTTCAAAGCGGAAGATTACGAGATACCAGAACGTTATTTGTAA
- the rfbF gene encoding glucose-1-phosphate cytidylyltransferase — protein sequence MKVVLLAGGFGTRISEESQFKPKPMIEIGGKPILWHIMREYLHYGFDEFIICAGYKQEYIKNYFAHYFLQASDISFDFRVDGEREHRGIISTAFEPWKVTVVDTGLDSLTGWRIKQVQDYIGDEPFLMTYGDGVCDVDLKALVDFHKSHGKACTLTAVKPEGRFGILDLNGNNVQSFREKSRDDVGYINGGYMVLEPKVFDYITSNVMFERDPMEHLADDGEIMAYKHKGFWQCMDTLRDKQKLEELWLAGKAPWKVWQ from the coding sequence TTGAAAGTTGTATTATTAGCTGGCGGATTTGGTACAAGAATAAGTGAGGAGTCTCAGTTCAAGCCCAAGCCAATGATTGAGATAGGTGGAAAGCCTATTTTGTGGCATATCATGCGAGAATATCTGCACTATGGTTTTGATGAATTCATCATCTGTGCAGGATATAAGCAGGAGTATATCAAGAATTATTTTGCCCATTATTTTCTGCAGGCCAGCGATATTTCTTTTGATTTCCGTGTGGATGGCGAGCGGGAACATCGGGGAATTATTTCTACAGCTTTTGAGCCATGGAAGGTAACGGTGGTGGATACTGGTTTGGATTCCCTGACTGGTTGGCGTATCAAGCAGGTACAGGATTATATCGGTGATGAACCTTTCCTGATGACTTATGGCGATGGTGTCTGCGATGTCGACTTGAAAGCATTGGTGGATTTCCATAAATCCCATGGCAAGGCCTGCACGTTGACGGCAGTAAAACCGGAAGGGCGTTTTGGCATCTTGGATTTGAATGGTAATAATGTCCAGTCTTTCCGGGAGAAGAGTCGGGATGATGTAGGTTATATCAATGGCGGTTATATGGTGCTGGAACCGAAGGTCTTTGATTACATCACATCCAATGTGATGTTTGAGCGAGATCCTATGGAGCATCTGGCTGATGATGGAGAAATCATGGCGTATAAACACAAGGGCTTCTGGCAGTGTATGGATACTCTGCGGGATAAGCAAAAACTGGAAGAATTGTGGCTGGCGGGCAAAGCTCCCTGGAAAGTGTGGCAGTAA
- a CDS encoding D-sedoheptulose-7-phosphate isomerase has protein sequence MKNTAVNRIDELVERYPALVVNKDAILKAVELIVAAYTSGNKILVCGNGGSAADSLHIVGELMKAFVKKRKVSDFWKDKLSNCEHSDYMIENLQMALPAISLVSEAGLLTAYANDVAPDMNFAQQVFGQGKAGDVLLAISTSGNSANVIYASEVARAMDVKVISLTGSSGGALKEKSDILINVPEDETFKIQELHLPVYHAMCLAIEEEFFGE, from the coding sequence TTGAAAAATACTGCTGTTAATAGAATCGATGAACTTGTTGAGCGTTATCCAGCATTAGTTGTTAACAAAGATGCTATATTGAAAGCTGTTGAGTTGATTGTAGCTGCATATACAAGTGGGAATAAAATTCTTGTTTGTGGAAATGGAGGAAGTGCAGCTGATTCATTGCACATAGTCGGTGAATTGATGAAAGCCTTTGTTAAGAAACGTAAAGTTTCTGATTTTTGGAAGGACAAATTGTCTAACTGTGAGCATTCCGATTATATGATTGAAAATCTGCAAATGGCTTTGCCAGCAATTTCTTTGGTCAGTGAAGCAGGTTTATTAACAGCATATGCAAATGATGTGGCTCCGGATATGAACTTTGCCCAGCAAGTATTTGGTCAAGGAAAAGCTGGTGATGTTCTCTTAGCAATCAGTACATCTGGAAATTCTGCAAATGTTATTTACGCCAGTGAAGTTGCAAGGGCTATGGATGTGAAGGTGATTTCCCTCACTGGTAGCAGTGGTGGTGCTTTGAAAGAAAAATCGGATATTTTAATCAATGTTCCGGAAGATGAAACCTTTAAAATTCAGGAACTGCATTTGCCTGTTTACCATGCTATGTGCCTGGCCATTGAGGAAGAGTTCTTTGGTGAGTAA
- a CDS encoding type II toxin-antitoxin system RelE/ParE family toxin yields MYTIEFYATPDGKKPAKDFIFTLDAKMQAKMLRNLDLLETNGPALRMPYSEALEDGIFELRAKESSNITRVFYFFYFGKKAILTNGFVKKTQKTPKRELELAKKYKADYERRHHHE; encoded by the coding sequence ATGTATACGATTGAGTTCTACGCCACCCCAGATGGCAAGAAGCCTGCAAAAGATTTCATTTTCACACTTGATGCTAAGATGCAGGCTAAAATGTTACGAAACCTTGACCTTTTGGAAACCAATGGCCCAGCACTGCGAATGCCCTATTCCGAAGCATTAGAAGACGGCATATTCGAATTACGAGCCAAGGAATCCTCAAATATAACAAGAGTTTTCTATTTTTTCTACTTTGGCAAGAAAGCCATTCTCACTAACGGTTTTGTGAAAAAAACGCAAAAGACACCCAAGAGAGAATTGGAACTTGCCAAAAAATACAAAGCCGATTACGAAAGGAGACACCACCATGAGTGA
- a CDS encoding glycosyltransferase family 2 protein — translation MLVSIIMPTYNCGSFIGKSIESVLKQTLKDWELLIVDDCSTDNTEAVVREYAIQHKQIHYIRLTCNSGVANARTEGIRKARGQYVAFLDSDDIWLPQKLEKQIKFMQDNKISFSCTGYECMNELGESLHYAFIPPKEITYEKCILLSNPIGNLTVIYNQNILGKFEVPSIRKRNDFALWLQILKKTDKCYGMQDILGVYRMGRRGSISYNKLSQLRYHWKLYHDIEKHSMVRSALEILCWILVKGTKFGLKK, via the coding sequence ATGCTAGTTAGTATTATCATGCCGACATATAATTGTGGCTCATTCATAGGGAAATCTATAGAATCTGTATTAAAGCAGACCCTGAAAGATTGGGAGTTACTAATTGTGGATGATTGTAGCACTGATAACACAGAAGCAGTCGTTAGGGAATATGCAATACAGCATAAGCAAATTCATTATATACGTTTAACCTGTAATAGTGGAGTGGCAAACGCTCGAACTGAAGGAATAAGAAAGGCACGAGGACAGTATGTTGCATTCCTTGACAGCGATGATATTTGGTTGCCTCAAAAATTAGAAAAACAAATTAAATTTATGCAGGATAATAAGATATCGTTTTCCTGTACTGGTTATGAATGTATGAATGAACTAGGTGAATCGCTTCACTATGCATTTATACCACCAAAGGAAATAACATATGAAAAATGTATATTGTTGTCAAACCCTATTGGAAATCTAACGGTAATTTATAATCAAAACATATTAGGTAAATTCGAAGTGCCATCAATACGTAAACGAAATGATTTTGCTTTGTGGTTACAAATTTTGAAGAAAACGGATAAATGTTATGGAATGCAAGATATATTAGGCGTTTATAGAATGGGGAGAAGAGGGTCTATAAGTTATAATAAATTGAGCCAATTAAGATATCATTGGAAGTTATACCATGATATTGAAAAACATAGCATGGTTAGAAGTGCCCTTGAAATATTGTGTTGGATTTTAGTAAAGGGAACAAAATTTGGCTTAAAAAAGTGA
- a CDS encoding EpsG family protein, whose protein sequence is MEIYYILFFILVFFSLLEVFKIGTIEKKYILLNFSLICLILGTVRYNTGTDWETYYAFFNQGYTYEYFMSDYNFEIGYKFLNYLIKNSADEYYCLLFIISSVCVYSYYRSITYFSTYNITATLILFSAFFYGVFPVRTTIVMAISLLTYRMIAKRNKVGFIITVLLALSIHRIAIILLPAYYLYYKNFSTLKMILIMLICLIVGEFNFIMNLTSYMTGIDSVYLSKLISYAERSQNGEQFGASIDKEQVSNYMIVLKFIFILLLLRYRAFFAKKIYNFNGLINMFFVGSCLYFLLVFTSAEIATRLTGPYTVSEYLLMVNALNISDKLMIKIGIWLIIVASAFVRLYLKIGVFPNAYVPYNTMFGIIW, encoded by the coding sequence ATGGAAATATACTATATACTTTTTTTTATTCTTGTTTTTTTTTCATTGCTAGAAGTATTTAAAATAGGAACAATTGAAAAAAAATATATATTATTAAATTTTTCACTAATTTGCCTAATACTTGGCACAGTAAGATATAATACGGGAACTGATTGGGAGACGTATTATGCGTTTTTTAATCAGGGCTATACATATGAATATTTCATGAGTGATTATAACTTTGAAATTGGTTATAAATTTTTAAATTATTTAATTAAGAATTCGGCAGATGAATACTATTGCTTATTATTCATTATTAGTAGTGTTTGCGTATATAGTTATTATCGGAGCATAACATACTTTTCGACATATAACATTACTGCAACATTAATATTGTTTTCTGCATTTTTTTATGGAGTTTTTCCAGTTAGAACAACAATAGTAATGGCAATATCTTTGCTGACTTATCGTATGATTGCTAAAAGAAATAAAGTTGGCTTTATAATTACTGTTTTATTAGCTTTAAGTATACATAGGATAGCAATAATACTATTGCCTGCATATTATTTATATTATAAAAATTTTAGTACATTAAAAATGATATTGATAATGCTGATATGTCTAATTGTAGGAGAATTTAATTTTATAATGAATCTTACAAGTTACATGACAGGAATTGATTCAGTGTATTTGTCTAAATTAATATCATATGCAGAACGTAGCCAAAATGGAGAACAGTTTGGTGCATCTATCGATAAAGAACAAGTATCAAATTATATGATTGTATTAAAATTTATTTTTATTTTATTATTGCTACGATATAGAGCGTTTTTTGCGAAAAAAATATATAATTTTAATGGTTTAATTAATATGTTTTTTGTGGGCAGTTGTTTATATTTCTTATTAGTATTTACATCAGCAGAAATTGCAACTCGTCTTACCGGACCATATACGGTATCTGAATATCTATTGATGGTTAATGCGCTAAATATATCGGATAAATTAATGATAAAAATAGGTATATGGCTTATTATTGTTGCGTCTGCTTTCGTAAGACTGTATTTAAAGATAGGTGTTTTTCCAAACGCCTATGTTCCCTATAATACAATGTTTGGAATAATATGGTGA